In Xiphias gladius isolate SHS-SW01 ecotype Sanya breed wild chromosome 6, ASM1685928v1, whole genome shotgun sequence, a single genomic region encodes these proteins:
- the phactr1 gene encoding phosphatase and actin regulator 1 isoform X2: protein MRSDSLVPGTHTPPIRRRSKFATLGRLFKPWKWRKKKSEKFKQTSAVLERKMSTRQSREELIKKGVLKEVYEKDGASPAIQEEVKMESVRSPALGSGLSEPEGGELMEGAAVGPLEFQMPSDGACQQDHAQKSSQAPPTKKSTVYLADGAESTVSRLPTLHKQPPALPPKPFTRLPNHITDGAPVKLPCMSVKLSPPLPPKKLLISVPAGSTEPSSLAFQKCPAPPSHAAMGAHSLQYGTLPVPLHPPSRIIEELNKTLALTMQRFESSMMHAVPTVMIECDDDKENLPNEADYEDMPGMYKDEEQEDDEGEEEDDEEEEEDDEEEDEDDTLFTSTLAMKVLRKDSLAIKLSNRPSKRELEEKNILPLQSDQERLESRQQTATKLTRRLSQRPTAEELEQRNILKPRNDLEEQEEKREIKRHLSKKLSQRPTVEELREAKILIRFSDYVEVAEAQDYDRRADKPWTRLTAADKAAIRKELNEFKSTEMEVHESSRHLTRFHRP from the exons CCGCCGTCGGAGCAAATTCGCCACCCTGGGACGTCTGTTTAAACCCTGgaagtggaggaagaagaagagtgaGAAGTTCAAGCAGACCTCTGCAG TGCTGGAGAGGAAAATGTCCACTCgccagagcagagaggagctcATCAAGAAAGGAGTGCTGAAGGAGGTTTACGAGAAAG ACGGCGCGTCCCCGGCCATACAGGAGGAGGTGAAGATGGAGAGCGTCCGTTCTCCGGCGCTCGGCTCTGGCCTGTCGGAGCCTGAAGGCGGTGAGCTGATGGAAGGAGCAGCCGTCG GTCCACTGGAGTTTCAGATGCCGAGCGACGGTGCGTGTCAACAGGACCACGCCCAGAAGTCCAGCCAGGCTCCGCCCACCAAGAAGTCCACTGTGTATCTGGCTGACGGCGCTGAGTCGACAGTCTCCAGGCTCCCGACGCTACACAAACAACCTCCTGCGCTACCACCCAAACCCTTCACCAGGCTACCGAACCACATCACAG ACGGTGCCCCGGTGAAGCTGCCATGTATGTCGGTGAAGCTgtctcctcctctacctccaaAGAAGCTCCTGATCTCCGTGCCGGCGGGGAGCACGGAGCCCTCTTCGCTCGCCTTCCAGAAGTGCCCCGCCCCTCCCAGCCACGCTGCGATGGGCGCGCACTCGCTGCAGTACGGGACGCTCCCCGTTCCTCTCCACCCGCCCAGCCGGATCATCGAGGAGCTCAACAAGACCCTGGCCCTCACCATGCAGAGGTTTGAGAG CTCCATGATGCACGCGGTTCCCACGGTGATGATCGAGTGCGACGACGACAAAGAGAACCTCCCCAACGAGGCGGACTACGAGGACATGCCGGGGATGTACAAGGACGAGGAACAGGAGGACGacgagggggaggaagaggacgacgaggaggaggaagaggacgacgaggaggaagatgaggatgacACCTTGTTTACAA GCACACTGGCCATGAAGGTCTTACGAAAGGACTCTCTGGCCATCAAGCTGAGTAACCGTCCATCGAagagggagctggaggagaagaacATCCTGCCTCTGCAGTCGGACCAGGAGAGACTCGAGTCCCGGCAACAAACGGCCACCAAGCTGACCAG GCGGTTGAGTCAGAGGCCGACAGCAGAGGAGCTGGAGCAGAGGAACATACTCAAAC CTCGAAACGAtctggaggagcaggaggagaagagggagatcAAGAGACATTTGTCCAAGAAG CTCAGCCAAAGGCCGACAGTAGAGGAGCTGAGGGAAGCAAAGATCCTCATCCGCTTCAGCGACTACGTGGAGGTCGCCGAGGCTCAGGACTACGACAGGAGAGCAGACAAGCCATGGACTCGGCTAACAGCCGCTGATAAG GCTGCCATAAGAAAGGAGTTAAATGAGTTCAAAAGCACAGAGATGGAGGTGCACGAGTCGAGCCGTCACCTGACCAG GTTTCATCGGCCATAA